In a single window of the Dermatophagoides farinae isolate YC_2012a unplaced genomic scaffold, ASM2471394v1 contig2, whole genome shotgun sequence genome:
- the LOC142597947 gene encoding kelch domain-containing protein 4-like, which translates to MAKPTNRTRKTPLEENIKHIKSKLSSCKNPPAEIVELVEALSRTATVDPAKDVVIYASCSFPGPRRFSSLAYNNKNLYFYGGEHDDGKNAKAFSDTIIANLNQLDSCKKLSSEVFPLLRSGHAMASFEGGFFIHGGEFLFDDINFCYNDLWFFDYAKKRWFEIELTGNVPAARSGHRMTYHQGIIFISCGYSMLPNGVISIYHNDLYAIKPTTGECRQVNVQMKGRIFTPRSGCLLTSWNDKIIVLGGYSLLDLSENNLQGSLSNEMWQSDISHIMRLFSEHSNQVIPAELERIRWEKIPKTFFYRCAIASTVNKGLLYMFGGVIDDDRGGLNHQIQFVFLFGLGIRYSLFYIFETVLSELETKYLGCRVNLECLTISVEQ; encoded by the exons ATGGCTAAGCCAACCAATCGAACAAGAAAAACTCCTTTGGAggaaaatataaaacatataaaatcaaaattaagcAGTTGTAAAAATCCACCTGCTGAAATAGTCGAGCTTGTCGAAGCGCTTTCTAGAACTGCCACTGTTGACCCGGCCAAAGATGTGGTTATATACGCTTCTTGCAGCTTTCCTGGACCAAGAAGATTTTCCTCTTTAGcttacaacaacaagaatttatatttttacgGCGGTGAACACGATGACGGCAAAAATGCTAAGGCTTTTTCTGACACAATAATCGCTAACTTGAATCAATTAGATTCATGTAAAAAGCTAAGTAGTGAAGTGTTTCCTTTGTTGAGATCTGGTCACGCGATGGCTAGCTTTGAAGGcggtttttttattcatggAGGTGAATTTTTGTTCGACGATATCAACTTTTGTTACAACGACTTGTGGTTTTTTGATTACGCAAAGAAAAGATGGTTCGAAATTGAGCTGACTGGAAACGTGCCGGCCGCGCGAAGCGGCCACCGAATGACCTATCATCAaggaattattttcatttcttgtgGTTACTCAATGCTGCCTAATGGCGTTATCTCAATATATCACAACGATTTGTACGCAATTAAGCCAACTACAGGAGAATGTAGACAAGTCAACGTGCAAATGAAAGGTCGTATTTTCACTCCTCGCAGTGGATGCCTGTTAACTTCTtggaatgataaaataatcgTCCTAGGAGGTTATTCATTGTTGGATCTTTCGGAAAATAATTTGCAAGGGTCGTTGAGCAACGAGATGTGGCAGTCAGACATTTCCCACATTATGCGATTGTTTTCTGAACACTCGAACCAAGTTATTCCAGCAGAATTGGAACGCATTAGATGGGAAAAAATCCCGAAAACCTTTTTTTACCGCTGCGCCATTGCTTCCACTGTGAATAAAGGATTACTGTACATGTTTGGAGGAGTGATTGATGACGACAGAGGCGGTTTGAACCATCAA attcaatttgtttttttattcggtCTAGGTATTCGTTATAgtcttttttatatatttgaaacGGTTCTGTCTGAGCTGGAGACAAAATATTTGGGTTGTCGAGTAAATCTTGAATGCCTAACAATATCTGTCGAACAGTGA
- the LOC142597948 gene encoding peroxiredoxin prdx-2-like — MVLPGEQAPQFKCEAVMADGSFGTVDLADYKGKYVVLFFWPYDFTFVCPTEIIEYNKLHKELKEKNAVILGCSCDSKFVHAAWRNTEIKNGGIGKVDFPLLDDHRGEIVDAFGCRDKVEGVPLRATYIINPDQTVRHVEISDLSIGRLTSSVVRVIEADKHVTKHGEVCPANWNKDKQSMKPTREGVQEYLTKHLV, encoded by the coding sequence ATGGTCCTTCCAGGTGAACAAGCCCCTCAATTCAAATGTGAAGCCGTAATGGCTGACGGTAGCTTCGGCACTGTTGATCTAGCCGACTATAAAGGAAAATACGTTGTGCTCTTCTTCTGGCCATACGACTTTACCTTTGTCTGTCCCACCGAAATAATCGAATACAACAAACTACACAAGGaattaaaagaaaagaatgcCGTAATTTTGGGATGCTCATGTGACTCCAAATTCGTTCACGCGGCTTGGAGAAACACTGAAATTAAGAACGGTGGTATCGGAAAGGTCGATTTCCCTCTTCTCGACGACCACAGAGGAGAGATCGTCGACGCTTTCGGTTGTCGTGACAAAGTTGAAGGTGTACCGCTCCGCGCTACCTACATCATCAACCCTGATCAGACTGTTCGCCACGTCGAGATCAGCGACTTATCTATTGGACGTTTAACCAGCTCTGTTGTTCGTGTAATTGAAGCCGACAAGCACGTCACTAAGCACGGTGAAGTCTGTCCCGCTAACTGGAACAAAGACAAACAATCCATGAAGCCCACTAGAGAAGGCGTTCAGGAGTACTTAACTAAACACTTAGTTTAA
- the LOC142597949 gene encoding uncharacterized protein LOC142597949, translating into MDGINTNLSQYEMPEDVLHSFASRLPNPCPGNLVLRFAPEPSGYLHLGHIKAIMLNEFFINYYGGKLLLRFDDTNPTLESFEFQSTIEEDLALLKVNFCGPTFSSDYLPELQVTIKELILKNLAYVDDTDAETIKKERLAKIESKCRNNPVEKNLKLLEEIFQGTEIGQTCCVRGKIDMQSANGCMRDPVFWRCNLYPHHRHGTKYKSWPTYDFCCPLIDSWSGVTHALRANEYADRIPMYQWVQDVLNVRKVEIFEFSRLNLTNTVLSKRKLAKLVQNEFVSGWDDPRFPTVRGLIRRGIHPDSLRKFMIEIGPSKNTNLMEWDKLLSINSKTIDNLAKRYSIVQSPYVVMNISNIPEEKRSLVRSLHPKNPDFGQIHYTLSDTVLVDMNDALNFVEGLEITLLNAGSSADKDTTKLSKKAQKRAEWKAKKALENGIN; encoded by the exons ATGGACGGAATAAATACTAATTTGAGTCAGTATGAAATGCCTGAAGACGTACTGCATTCGTTTGCATCTAGATTACCTAATCCTTGCCCAGGGAACTTGGTATTAAGATTCGCCCCTGAACCAAGTGGGTATTTACATTTAGGGCACATCAAAGCGATAATGTTAAACGAGtttttcataaattattATGGTGGAAAACTTTTGTTAAGATTTGACGACACTAACCCAACATTAGAATCTTTTGAGTTTCAGTCGACCATCGAAGAAGACTTAGCGCTTTTGAAAGTAAATTTTTGCGGTCCAACTTTTAGTTCTGATTATCTACCGGAGCTTCAAGTCACTATAAAGGagttaattttaaaaaacttGGCATATGTTGACGACACAGACGCTGAAACAATTAAAAAGGAAAGATTAGCAAAGATAGAAAGTAAATGCAGAAACAATCCAGTGGAGAAGAATCTAAAACTTCTCGAGGAGATTTTTCAGGGAACTGAAATAGGCCAAACTTGTTGTGTGCGTGGAAAAATTGATATGCAGTCAGCAAATGGTTGCATGCGTGACCCAGTGTTTTGGAGATGCAACCTATACCCGCATCACAGACATGGCACAAAATACAAAAGCTGGCCAACTTATGATTTTTGCTGCCCTTTAATCGATTCCTGGAGCGGTGTTACTCACGCGTTGAGAGCAAACGAATATGCCGATCGAATTCCAATGTATCAATGGGTTCAGGATGTGCTAAATGTTCGTAAAGTTGAAATATTTGAGTTTAGTCGCTTAAACCTCACAAACACGGTATTAAGTAAGAGAAAATTAGCGAAACTAGTCCAGAACGAATTTGTTTCCGGGTGGGACGATCCTCGATTCCCTACTGTGCGTGGTTTAATTCGAAGAGGAATTCATCCAGACTCTTTAAGGAAATTCATGATTGAAATAGGACCTAGCAAGAACACCAATTTGATGGAATGGGATAAACTTTTGAGTATCAACTCAAAAACAATTGACAACTTAGCTAAGCGTTACAGCATTGTACAAAGTCCGTACGTAGTCATGAATATTTCCAACATTCCAGAAGAAAAACGTTCGCTTGTTCGTTCTCTCCATCCAAAAAATCCAGACTTTGGCCAGATTCACTATACTTTGTCAGATACTGTATTAGTTGATATGAACGACGCACTAAATTTCGTCGAAGGTTTAGAAATAACTTTGCTCAACGCAG GGTCTTCTGCTGACAAAGATACAACCAAACTTTCTAAAAAAGCTCAAAAACGTGCCGAATGGAAAGCCAAGAAAGCTTTGGAAAACGGTATAAATTGA